In one Cloacibacillus porcorum genomic region, the following are encoded:
- a CDS encoding YfcC family protein, with protein sequence MQEHISNNPEAMANAPKGIKIPHVWTIILFCLIAAGLMTWIVPAGMYDRIEVAGRKVVDPTTFHFIARTPVGIFNWFVCIIEGMTQSMPIMCMVLCPIAATDIYIQSGTMEKMIGWILRTCHSDKIVMFGLMLFFACRGAMGAMEHHIPFVPLAISISLICGYDVMVGLLLVFMPTFVSFAVGPLNIYTVAVAQGISGLPLYSAMAFRVGIWVVCCGITMWYIFRYANRVKADPSKSVTGFVNPSSAAGNKDIDDIRDQRMTVRQKILMLMFLVTTVLQMVGPIKFNWGFSEIAALWLMSGLLAGVVAGYNNEKICEVFVRSWTPDILVGTFCIGFARAVSVVLTKGNVLDTIIYALSIPLKQIPISFSAIGMYFTQSIINFFVPSGSGQATVTMPIMAPLADIIGMTRQTAVVAFQLGDGLTNMIIPTFGTLIIYISIAKVDYKTYIKWVYPLYFMLVGVACVSLLAATAMKLGPF encoded by the coding sequence ATGCAGGAACACATTTCAAACAATCCCGAAGCTATGGCGAATGCTCCAAAAGGTATAAAAATTCCTCACGTATGGACTATCATTCTCTTTTGTCTTATTGCAGCCGGTCTAATGACATGGATTGTGCCAGCCGGTATGTATGACCGTATAGAAGTAGCTGGACGCAAGGTCGTGGACCCAACCACTTTCCATTTTATTGCGCGGACGCCTGTTGGTATCTTCAACTGGTTTGTCTGCATCATAGAGGGTATGACGCAGTCTATGCCTATTATGTGCATGGTTCTCTGTCCTATAGCCGCTACCGATATTTATATTCAGAGCGGCACAATGGAAAAGATGATAGGCTGGATACTCAGGACTTGCCACAGCGATAAAATCGTTATGTTTGGCCTAATGCTCTTTTTCGCATGCAGAGGAGCGATGGGGGCCATGGAACATCATATACCGTTTGTGCCCCTGGCTATAAGCATATCGCTCATATGCGGATACGATGTGATGGTGGGGCTCCTGCTGGTGTTTATGCCGACCTTTGTCTCTTTTGCGGTAGGGCCGCTTAATATATATACAGTAGCGGTAGCACAGGGAATATCAGGACTGCCGCTTTATTCCGCGATGGCCTTTCGTGTGGGGATATGGGTGGTTTGCTGCGGCATAACGATGTGGTACATATTCCGGTATGCAAACAGGGTAAAGGCTGACCCGTCTAAGAGTGTTACCGGGTTCGTCAATCCGTCCTCTGCCGCAGGGAATAAAGATATTGATGATATACGCGACCAGAGGATGACGGTGCGCCAAAAGATACTAATGCTAATGTTTCTCGTTACAACGGTATTGCAGATGGTAGGACCGATAAAGTTCAACTGGGGTTTCTCAGAGATAGCCGCTTTGTGGCTGATGTCGGGACTTCTTGCTGGAGTTGTCGCTGGATATAATAATGAAAAAATATGCGAGGTCTTTGTTCGCAGCTGGACGCCTGATATCCTTGTAGGTACGTTTTGCATTGGTTTTGCCCGTGCGGTTTCTGTGGTTCTTACAAAGGGCAATGTGCTTGATACAATAATCTATGCACTCTCGATTCCACTCAAGCAAATACCTATCTCATTTTCAGCTATAGGGATGTACTTTACACAATCGATAATTAATTTTTTCGTTCCGTCAGGAAGCGGTCAGGCTACTGTGACTATGCCGATAATGGCACCTCTAGCCGACATTATCGGCATGACGAGGCAGACTGCGGTTGTAGCCTTTCAGCTTGGTGATGGGCTGACAAATATGATAATACCAACATTTGGTACGCTCATTATCTATATAAGTATTGCTAAAGTTGACTATAAGACATATATAAAGTGGGTATACCCTCTTTACTTTATGCTTGTAGGTGTTGCCTGTGTTTCACTGTTAGCTGCAACGGCAATGAAACTTGGACCATTTTAA
- a CDS encoding NAD(P)-binding domain-containing protein, with amino-acid sequence MIVNDKVGFIGTGGIATALAKGFCSSSDFQGKVFVFDINEARTAALKALYPEKIIVASSNQELVDNADIVFPTLLPTVLEKVAPGINFRRENHIIHIAAGTKIAKAAPWFAPSESVVRAVPLPFAARRIGPVVLFGDDKVSYDLLSLLGAVVKVNTEKDLEVLAAVTGIMVPYYGLVGEVVRWCMTKGLDFKSALNYTTYMNEALSTLMRQECTEDIEAFMLENTTPNGMNELGWNEMKATDGYKPWRDSLEKIGRHYDL; translated from the coding sequence ATGATTGTAAATGACAAGGTAGGATTTATAGGAACTGGTGGAATTGCCACTGCACTTGCGAAAGGTTTCTGTTCGTCGTCAGATTTTCAAGGAAAGGTTTTTGTCTTTGATATAAATGAAGCGAGGACAGCTGCTCTTAAAGCTCTATATCCTGAAAAGATTATCGTTGCTTCTTCAAACCAAGAGCTTGTAGATAATGCAGATATCGTGTTTCCTACGCTTTTACCGACAGTGCTTGAAAAAGTGGCTCCAGGTATAAACTTTAGAAGGGAAAATCATATCATACATATTGCTGCTGGGACAAAAATTGCCAAAGCCGCACCGTGGTTTGCTCCATCCGAAAGTGTAGTAAGGGCGGTACCGTTGCCATTTGCGGCAAGAAGGATAGGTCCTGTGGTGCTCTTTGGTGATGATAAGGTTAGCTATGATCTGCTTTCTCTCCTCGGTGCCGTTGTAAAGGTAAATACTGAGAAGGATCTTGAAGTTCTTGCTGCAGTTACAGGTATCATGGTTCCCTATTATGGTCTAGTCGGAGAAGTTGTACGATGGTGTATGACAAAAGGCCTTGATTTTAAGAGCGCCCTCAATTATACGACATATATGAACGAGGCTTTGTCTACTTTGATGCGCCAGGAGTGCACGGAAGATATCGAGGCGTTTATGCTTGAAAATACAACTCCTAATGGAATGAACGAACTTGGCTGGAATGAGATGAAAGCGACTGATGGCTACAAGCCGTGGAGAGATTCGCTGGAAAAGATAGGCAGACATTACGATCTTTAA
- a CDS encoding GlcG/HbpS family heme-binding protein, whose translation MAINLEKALQIMTRARLASEKMGVLMSFAIFNDKQDLILFMRMDGSSGESVRLAQLKALTCLKLCENTDNLAYLVNKENGVLRGIRYDNAISLIGGGKLICDNGTIIGAIGVSGGSETQDIEVAAAALVS comes from the coding sequence ATGGCAATAAACCTTGAAAAAGCCTTACAAATTATGACTAGAGCTAGATTGGCGTCGGAGAAGATGGGAGTACTTATGTCGTTTGCGATTTTTAATGACAAGCAGGATTTAATATTGTTTATGCGAATGGATGGTTCCTCTGGAGAGAGTGTTAGGCTTGCCCAGCTAAAAGCTCTTACATGTTTAAAATTATGTGAGAATACAGATAATCTGGCATATTTAGTAAATAAGGAAAATGGTGTTTTGCGCGGCATCCGTTATGATAACGCGATTTCTCTTATTGGCGGTGGAAAATTAATCTGTGACAACGGTACTATTATTGGAGCTATAGGAGTAAGCGGCGGAAGCGAAACGCAGGATATTGAGGTTGCGGCTGCGGCTCTGGTAAGTTGA